In one window of Candidatus Scalindua sp. DNA:
- a CDS encoding ABC transporter permease subunit, whose translation MKTYLFTIYVFACNIFIAHFFPPVVQSAPPEIRIGSKKFTESVILGEIVTHLIKSTGAQPVYKRELGGTRVLWNALIKGEIDIYPEYTGTISEEILADEGVQSGEEIRQALSNHGIKMTKTLGFTNTYAIGMKEEVAEKLKIQKISDLRHHPDLKFGFGNEFMDRGDGWRILRKNYNLPQQDVRGLDHDLAYRGLNKGTIDAIDIYSTDAKIRYYNLRILEDDLDHFPVYNAVILYRSDLEEHAPHVVAVLKKLESRISESEMIKMNSRANLEMVPETRIASDFLSESLSLETGFIEESAIGRLFHHTGEHLYLVAISLSAAILISIPLGILSAKRPKLGQVILGIVGVIQTIPSIALLVFMIPLLGIGGPPAIAALFLYSLLPIVRNTYTGIHDIRPQIRESAEALGLPPGARLRLVELPIVSRSILAGIKTSAVINVGTATLGALIGAGGYGQLILTGIRLDNMSLILQGAVPAAVLALIVQGCFEIMERFLVPKGLRLKHTA comes from the coding sequence GTGAAAACATATCTTTTTACCATATACGTGTTTGCATGCAATATTTTCATTGCACATTTCTTTCCTCCTGTTGTACAGAGTGCACCACCGGAGATCAGGATTGGCTCTAAGAAGTTTACTGAATCTGTAATTCTGGGTGAGATAGTGACTCATCTGATAAAGAGTACCGGGGCACAGCCTGTTTATAAGCGGGAACTGGGAGGTACACGTGTACTGTGGAATGCCTTAATAAAAGGTGAGATTGATATTTACCCTGAATATACAGGCACAATCAGCGAGGAAATCCTGGCGGATGAGGGAGTTCAGAGTGGTGAGGAGATCCGGCAGGCCCTGAGTAATCATGGTATTAAGATGACAAAGACATTGGGTTTTACCAATACCTACGCCATTGGTATGAAAGAGGAAGTTGCGGAAAAGTTGAAAATTCAGAAAATCTCAGACCTGCGCCACCATCCTGATTTAAAATTCGGTTTCGGTAATGAGTTCATGGATCGGGGAGACGGCTGGCGAATCCTGCGTAAAAATTACAATTTACCTCAGCAGGATGTACGAGGCCTGGATCATGATCTTGCCTATCGGGGTCTCAACAAAGGCACTATTGACGCGATTGATATCTATTCAACCGACGCCAAGATCCGGTATTATAATCTGCGGATACTGGAGGACGATCTGGATCATTTTCCCGTGTACAATGCCGTAATCCTGTATCGGTCAGATTTGGAAGAACATGCTCCTCATGTAGTAGCTGTTCTCAAAAAGCTTGAGAGTAGAATTTCTGAATCGGAAATGATCAAAATGAATTCCCGTGCAAACCTGGAAATGGTACCGGAAACCCGGATAGCCTCTGACTTTCTGTCCGAAAGTCTCTCTCTGGAGACCGGTTTTATTGAAGAGAGCGCTATTGGCCGTCTGTTCCATCATACAGGAGAACATCTTTATCTGGTCGCAATCTCATTATCAGCCGCTATCCTGATCTCAATACCGCTGGGTATCCTTTCGGCAAAGAGACCGAAATTGGGACAGGTTATCCTGGGCATAGTTGGTGTCATCCAGACCATTCCCTCAATAGCCCTTCTTGTTTTCATGATTCCGTTACTGGGTATTGGCGGGCCTCCGGCAATTGCGGCGCTTTTTCTCTACAGTCTCTTACCAATTGTAAGGAATACCTATACAGGCATTCATGATATTCGTCCACAGATACGGGAGTCTGCAGAAGCGCTTGGACTCCCGCCGGGAGCAAGGCTCAGATTGGTCGAGTTGCCAATAGTGTCACGCTCTATTCTGGCAGGCATCAAGACTTCCGCTGTCATTAACGTTGGAACCGCAACATTGGGTGCGCTTATCGGTGCTGGTGGTTATGGACAACTGATCCTTACCGGTATCAGGCTGGATAATATGTCTCTTATCCTTCAGGGGGCAGTTCCGGCAGCAGTACTTGCCCTTATCGTACAAGGTTGTTTTGAGATCATGGAGAGGTTCCTTGTGCCAAAGGGCCTGAGGTTGAAACATACGGCCTGA
- a CDS encoding sugar phosphate isomerase/epimerase, producing the protein MERVKASGLLHTGLDRYEVFDFQGDRLGKLKTFLKARKRPFSFHVPFFRPAYFPHTGVSTFFLNDAPKRRELSFQLIKSTLHYAKGWRADFVVTHLVWKEDSKNRRKVMKLVSNTKSRFCELSDTYNIPINVEFGGYSGHFHEPEQFVEFVSDNPLLGICIDIGHTFLISKARNRNFLKDVETLAPQTKSVHVWNTKGLDHSRKHHHVPVHPSQKTGDGWVDIQKTLEIILDHNKDCKIVFEYNHTYFDNIPKKVKEGMDWVRNIAGR; encoded by the coding sequence ATGGAGAGAGTTAAGGCATCTGGCCTTTTACATACAGGACTGGACAGGTACGAGGTTTTTGATTTTCAAGGCGATAGACTGGGAAAACTCAAAACATTCCTGAAGGCCAGGAAACGACCTTTCAGCTTTCATGTACCATTTTTTAGGCCTGCTTATTTTCCCCATACCGGAGTTTCAACCTTTTTTCTCAATGACGCCCCGAAGAGGAGAGAACTTTCTTTCCAATTAATAAAGAGTACACTCCATTATGCGAAGGGGTGGAGAGCTGACTTTGTCGTGACGCATCTAGTCTGGAAAGAAGATTCAAAAAACAGAAGGAAAGTAATGAAGCTTGTCAGTAACACGAAATCAAGATTCTGTGAATTATCTGATACGTACAACATCCCCATCAATGTTGAATTTGGCGGTTATTCCGGACACTTTCACGAACCAGAACAGTTTGTAGAGTTTGTTTCTGATAACCCCTTGTTAGGCATCTGTATCGATATAGGTCACACATTCCTTATATCAAAGGCTCGAAATCGTAATTTTCTTAAAGACGTAGAAACTCTGGCACCGCAAACAAAATCTGTACATGTATGGAATACAAAAGGACTGGATCACAGCAGGAAACATCATCACGTACCCGTTCATCCTTCACAAAAAACAGGTGATGGCTGGGTAGACATACAAAAGACACTTGAAATAATTCTCGATCATAATAAAGACTGTAAAATAGTATTTGAATACAACCACACCTATTTCGACAATATACCAAAAAAGGTAAAAGAGGGTATGGATTGGGTAAGAAACATAGCGGGAAGATAA
- the hisS gene encoding histidine--tRNA ligase: MDTGKNKYIKAPLGMKDLFPTERVLWNEIENVAREEFELSGYYEIRTPVFEDTRLFVRSIGETSDIVEKEMYTFGDTDDSMITLRPENTAPVMRAYLEYELYKSKKFQKFYYIGPMFRKERPQAGRLRQFHQMGVEAVGSYDPLLDVETIKVATRVYDRLGLTGYKVKVNSIGCEKCRPGFRDLLKEELRRYKEDLCELCQTRIERNVFRVLDCKKEKCREICTNVSSIVNHICNDCLDHFTSVKNTLEDIRLDYTVDQNLVRGLDYYTKTVYEITHPAMGARDTICAGGRYDNLISDIGGPPIGAVGFAAGIEASLIALIKMRNKEYQTENPPVTLDAYLVSIGSETRSYCFRLLNTLRQAGVSVDMDYESRSPKAQMRMANKTGAKFTIVIGSEELAKGVIKLKHMQTGEENFAGDPGETIQIIRK; the protein is encoded by the coding sequence ATGGATACAGGGAAAAATAAATATATAAAGGCACCGCTTGGCATGAAGGATCTCTTTCCAACCGAGAGAGTACTATGGAACGAGATAGAAAATGTTGCCAGGGAAGAGTTTGAATTAAGTGGATATTACGAGATCAGGACCCCGGTTTTTGAAGACACACGTCTTTTTGTCAGAAGTATTGGGGAGACCTCGGACATTGTGGAAAAAGAGATGTACACGTTTGGGGATACAGATGATTCCATGATTACGCTCCGCCCGGAGAACACCGCACCCGTTATGCGTGCATATCTCGAATATGAGCTTTATAAGTCAAAAAAATTCCAGAAATTTTATTATATAGGGCCTATGTTTAGAAAGGAAAGGCCCCAGGCTGGAAGGTTGAGGCAATTTCATCAGATGGGGGTTGAGGCGGTAGGTTCATATGATCCATTACTTGATGTTGAGACAATAAAGGTTGCAACCAGGGTTTATGACCGGCTTGGACTGACTGGATACAAGGTTAAGGTTAATTCAATCGGATGTGAAAAGTGCAGGCCTGGTTTCAGGGATCTTTTGAAAGAAGAACTCCGAAGATACAAAGAGGATTTGTGTGAACTCTGTCAGACACGTATTGAGAGGAATGTCTTCAGGGTACTTGACTGCAAAAAGGAAAAATGCAGAGAGATCTGTACTAATGTGTCAAGCATCGTAAACCATATCTGTAATGACTGCCTGGATCATTTTACTTCGGTAAAAAACACTCTTGAGGATATACGTCTTGACTACACGGTTGATCAAAATCTTGTTCGGGGATTAGATTATTATACAAAGACAGTTTACGAAATTACCCATCCCGCTATGGGTGCCAGAGACACTATTTGTGCCGGTGGACGCTATGATAACCTGATATCTGATATAGGCGGCCCCCCAATTGGTGCTGTTGGTTTTGCTGCGGGGATAGAGGCCTCGTTGATTGCTCTTATCAAGATGAGAAATAAGGAATATCAAACAGAGAACCCACCAGTTACACTGGACGCTTACCTTGTCTCCATTGGAAGTGAGACAAGGAGTTATTGCTTCCGGTTACTGAATACTCTCAGGCAGGCCGGCGTATCTGTTGATATGGACTATGAAAGCAGAAGTCCAAAGGCACAGATGAGAATGGCCAATAAGACAGGAGCAAAGTTTACTATTGTTATCGGATCTGAAGAGTTGGCAAAAGGCGTAATCAAGCTGAAGCATATGCAGACAGGTGAGGAAAATTTTGCCGGGGATCCGGGAGAAACGATACAGATTATTCGTAAATGA
- a CDS encoding B12-binding domain-containing radical SAM protein, producing MKNNNFKVLLINCNTMMDVLLPVGLSLISACLKEKGIQVKLFDTTFYKTAEETGDEARTKNLQVRKTNREEFGLVYKDTDLFDDLKRMVEEDKPNIIGLSCIECTYELGIEMLKSIREYYSAPMIVGGIFATFAPAEIIAEDCVDMVCVGEGEYALVELCTKMREKQDITSVQNMWIKQERRIYKNGIRTPVNLDELPFQDWTIFEPRRFYKPMGGKISMTGTFEMNRGCPYSCRFCSDYGLNKLYADNGGYYREKSIKRLIDEMKEKKERYNLKFAYLVAESFLTTKRERITEFIERYKEVNIPFWIEARPESINQENIKLLESSGCEGISLGIESGNLNLRKNLLGRNMSDETILKAFKILEKSRLRVSANNIIGFPTETREQIFETIELNRKINVPGVMVSLYNPYKGTALREYCDEKGLMQKDSHAGDYRSETVLNMPQLSREELMGLQRTFPLYVRFPKSEWPRIKKCEGSDHESEQLFKELSELYAHKYL from the coding sequence ATGAAAAATAACAATTTCAAGGTTTTATTGATCAACTGTAATACGATGATGGATGTTCTGCTACCCGTAGGACTATCATTAATTTCTGCCTGTTTAAAGGAAAAGGGCATTCAGGTTAAGCTGTTTGATACCACTTTCTATAAAACAGCTGAAGAGACCGGTGACGAAGCAAGAACCAAAAATCTTCAGGTGCGGAAAACAAATCGTGAGGAATTCGGATTGGTATATAAAGATACAGATCTCTTTGATGATCTTAAGAGAATGGTAGAAGAGGACAAGCCGAACATAATCGGCCTGTCCTGTATAGAGTGCACGTACGAACTTGGAATAGAGATGCTCAAGAGTATAAGAGAATATTATTCTGCCCCCATGATTGTGGGCGGCATTTTCGCCACGTTTGCTCCGGCTGAAATTATTGCCGAAGATTGTGTCGATATGGTGTGTGTGGGTGAAGGAGAGTATGCGCTAGTAGAGCTCTGTACAAAGATGAGGGAAAAACAGGACATAACCTCGGTACAAAATATGTGGATCAAGCAGGAGAGGAGGATATATAAAAATGGGATCAGAACACCCGTCAACCTGGATGAGTTGCCGTTTCAGGATTGGACAATATTCGAGCCAAGAAGATTTTACAAACCCATGGGTGGAAAAATCTCCATGACCGGCACATTTGAAATGAATAGAGGCTGTCCCTACAGCTGCCGATTCTGCAGTGATTACGGACTCAACAAACTGTATGCTGATAACGGAGGGTATTATAGAGAAAAAAGCATAAAAAGACTCATTGACGAGATGAAGGAGAAAAAAGAGAGATACAATCTGAAATTTGCATATCTGGTTGCAGAGAGCTTTCTTACAACAAAGCGGGAGAGGATAACAGAATTCATTGAACGGTATAAAGAGGTGAACATACCATTCTGGATAGAGGCGAGGCCTGAATCAATCAACCAGGAGAATATTAAGCTTCTTGAGTCTTCCGGCTGTGAAGGAATCAGTCTTGGTATAGAAAGCGGAAATTTAAACCTGAGAAAAAACCTCCTTGGCAGAAATATGTCGGATGAAACAATCTTAAAGGCATTTAAGATTCTCGAAAAGTCCAGACTGAGGGTGAGTGCCAATAATATTATTGGTTTCCCCACCGAAACCAGAGAACAGATTTTCGAGACTATCGAGTTAAACAGAAAAATAAATGTACCAGGTGTAATGGTTTCTCTTTACAATCCTTATAAAGGCACCGCCCTGAGAGAATATTGTGATGAGAAAGGTTTGATGCAGAAAGATTCCCATGCTGGTGATTACCGGTCTGAGACGGTCTTAAATATGCCACAGCTTTCCCGTGAGGAGCTTATGGGACTTCAGAGAACCTTCCCTTTGTACGTCAGGTTTCCGAAGAGTGAATGGCCCAGAATAAAGAAGTGTGAAGGTAGTGATCACGAATCGGAACAATTATTTAAGGAATTATCGGAACTCTACGCCCATAAGTATCTCTAA
- a CDS encoding ATP-binding cassette domain-containing protein → MQDVSKIYGKTRALKSIDLTIPTGRTTVFIGQSGCGKSTILRLIIGLIEADSGSVSVEGTMVTPDAVISLRRKMGYVIQEGGLFPHLTAYGNVTLMARYLGWSVERIKERLDELTELTHFPSEGLGRFPVQLSGGQQQRVSLMRALMLDPDVLLLDEPLGALDPMIRADLQVDLKMIFQTLGKTVVLVTHDIAEAGFFGDSITLLRDGRVLQQGTLEELIHSPADPFVTCFINAQRRSLDGTRKDSG, encoded by the coding sequence ATGCAGGATGTTTCCAAAATCTATGGTAAAACCAGGGCACTTAAATCCATCGATTTAACCATTCCAACCGGTCGGACAACGGTGTTCATCGGCCAGAGCGGCTGTGGAAAATCAACTATACTCCGTCTCATCATCGGCCTTATAGAGGCAGACAGTGGATCTGTTTCTGTCGAAGGAACCATGGTCACTCCTGATGCTGTAATCTCTTTAAGGCGAAAGATGGGTTATGTTATCCAGGAGGGAGGCCTTTTCCCTCATCTGACCGCGTATGGCAACGTGACACTGATGGCACGCTATCTGGGCTGGAGTGTTGAACGGATTAAAGAACGCCTGGATGAGTTAACCGAATTGACGCATTTTCCATCTGAAGGTCTTGGACGTTTCCCCGTGCAGCTTTCAGGTGGTCAGCAACAGCGGGTAAGCCTGATGCGTGCCCTCATGTTAGACCCGGACGTGCTCCTTCTGGATGAACCCCTCGGTGCCCTTGATCCGATGATAAGGGCCGATCTTCAGGTGGATCTGAAAATGATCTTCCAGACACTTGGCAAAACAGTTGTCCTGGTAACCCACGATATAGCGGAAGCCGGTTTCTTCGGGGATAGTATTACTCTGCTGAGGGATGGAAGGGTTCTGCAGCAGGGCACACTGGAAGAGCTCATACACTCACCGGCTGATCCGTTTGTTACCTGCTTCATCAATGCCCAGAGGAGGTCATTAGACGGCACGAGGAAGGATTCCGGGTGA
- a CDS encoding GYD domain-containing protein, which translates to MANNEGTIYVAHWTHTPENCPGRSKEGAKMLADFWDSREEAAKRGIKFLGSYVTVTEHDYYIIVQAEDYSELVKFFLPLVPTQTGSFRPVLPMEEWVKINQR; encoded by the coding sequence ATGGCTAACAATGAAGGCACCATTTATGTCGCACATTGGACACACACCCCGGAAAATTGCCCAGGCAGGAGCAAGGAGGGAGCAAAGATGCTTGCCGATTTCTGGGACAGCCGGGAAGAGGCGGCAAAGAGAGGAATCAAGTTCCTGGGATCATACGTAACCGTTACGGAACACGATTACTATATCATCGTTCAGGCAGAAGATTATTCCGAATTGGTAAAATTTTTCCTCCCGCTCGTACCCACTCAGACGGGCTCTTTTCGCCCGGTTTTACCCATGGAAGAGTGGGTAAAGATTAACCAGAGGTAA
- a CDS encoding TIGR04282 family arsenosugar biosynthesis glycosyltransferase produces MFAREPVSGKVKTRLSPHISSEKAADLYKAFIVDIVNNLKKLKGQDLTIAYAPVSGDADAVFHELVGESIPLFPQKGDTLGERLKNAFQDSFCKEIKRIVIIGADSPTLPISYIKQAFHALRDTPVVIGPAYDGGYYLIGLSGFTGEIFDGIEWGSPQVFSQTIERIKELNQQLHLLPPWYDIDTPSDLSFLRSHLVAMKLSGSREIPHNTAQFLENFIENSSF; encoded by the coding sequence ATGTTTGCCAGGGAACCTGTTTCCGGCAAAGTAAAAACACGGCTCAGTCCCCACATCAGCTCCGAAAAAGCCGCAGATCTCTATAAGGCGTTCATCGTTGATATTGTAAATAATCTCAAGAAGCTGAAAGGGCAGGATCTAACTATTGCCTATGCTCCTGTATCCGGTGATGCAGATGCAGTCTTTCATGAATTAGTTGGAGAGTCGATCCCATTATTTCCTCAAAAAGGAGATACCCTTGGTGAAAGGTTGAAAAATGCTTTTCAGGACTCTTTTTGTAAAGAGATAAAAAGGATCGTCATTATCGGTGCGGACAGTCCCACCCTTCCAATATCTTATATCAAACAAGCATTTCATGCCTTACGCGATACCCCTGTTGTGATTGGACCTGCGTATGATGGGGGATATTATCTCATAGGTCTTTCTGGATTTACAGGGGAAATATTTGATGGTATTGAGTGGGGGTCTCCACAGGTATTCAGTCAAACAATCGAGCGGATAAAGGAGTTGAACCAGCAGTTGCATCTCCTGCCTCCCTGGTATGACATTGACACACCAAGCGATTTATCTTTTTTGCGATCGCACCTGGTGGCCATGAAATTAAGTGGCAGTAGAGAGATCCCACATAATACTGCTCAATTCCTCGAAAATTTTATAGAGAATAGTTCATTTTAA
- a CDS encoding aldolase catalytic domain-containing protein, with protein sequence MYRKQIKVLDCSIRDGGLINNYHFTMDFVKSIYRATCDAGVDYVEIGKKLCECKEYTREKYGRWNFCVEEDLRQVVESHECQNPPVLAVMFDVGRVDIESLLPAEQSVVGMIRIACYVPDIDKGIYLAKRSKDLGYETTINIMASSAAIETELIEALEQINETKEVDYLYLVDSYGAFYSEQVTGYLKLYKDHAPDKELGFHAHNNQQLAFSNTQQAIIDGVNLLDATINGIGRGAGNCNLELLLNFLKNPKFDVRPVYKVIQEQMVPLRKQIEWGFNDIYGISGHLNHHPREAMKLRADAELRDNCYDFLIEATSD encoded by the coding sequence ATGTATAGAAAGCAGATTAAGGTTTTAGATTGCAGCATTAGAGATGGAGGCCTGATCAATAATTACCACTTTACCATGGATTTTGTTAAATCTATATATCGCGCTACCTGTGATGCCGGTGTAGATTACGTGGAGATCGGTAAAAAACTCTGTGAGTGTAAGGAATATACACGGGAAAAATATGGGAGATGGAATTTTTGTGTGGAGGAGGATCTCAGACAGGTGGTTGAGTCCCATGAATGCCAAAATCCTCCCGTTTTAGCAGTAATGTTTGATGTCGGGAGAGTAGATATTGAATCACTTCTTCCCGCAGAACAGAGTGTAGTTGGGATGATCCGCATAGCCTGTTATGTCCCCGATATCGATAAGGGGATCTATTTAGCAAAGCGATCGAAGGATCTTGGGTATGAAACCACCATCAACATTATGGCCTCTTCTGCCGCAATCGAAACCGAACTGATTGAAGCATTGGAACAGATCAATGAAACCAAAGAGGTGGATTACCTGTACCTGGTTGACAGTTATGGGGCCTTTTATTCAGAGCAGGTGACGGGCTATCTGAAACTGTATAAAGATCACGCCCCAGATAAGGAACTGGGTTTCCATGCTCACAACAACCAGCAACTAGCCTTTTCAAATACTCAACAGGCGATTATCGATGGTGTAAACCTCCTAGATGCAACTATTAACGGTATAGGCCGAGGCGCCGGTAACTGCAATCTGGAACTTCTCCTTAATTTCTTAAAAAATCCGAAGTTTGATGTGAGGCCCGTATACAAGGTAATTCAGGAACAGATGGTGCCGCTTCGCAAGCAGATTGAGTGGGGTTTCAATGATATATATGGTATCAGCGGCCACCTCAACCACCATCCCCGGGAGGCAATGAAACTACGAGCTGATGCTGAATTGAGAGACAACTGTTATGATTTCTTAATTGAAGCTACTTCTGATTGA
- a CDS encoding DUF3108 domain-containing protein translates to MTKASFFKVGFIVFLSVAVFHGRYSFSDIFEKQTALKSTTSSSLTEKGKKNSTRLKFEDEFLKYTISFWFLKRIGVVTLQCKREKNVFTITIDGFTTGLIDKIVHRHNIYRTTMVFDRETKRLKPLSSYEKKIKGHEERVKVTHYDYPKNVRKFTIWRNGAFRREKEIALDEVSNDDGITAFYNLRNESYGRVSDGAHFSIQTVHKERVTETKIHVRSIEDSEDFSRWKGGILDAELMAEITLDPEMIDSENGKIEVLLTRDFVPVGFVARDVVGFGDLYGILEQEGNMD, encoded by the coding sequence ATGACAAAAGCCTCTTTTTTCAAAGTCGGTTTCATCGTATTTCTTTCTGTGGCTGTTTTTCATGGGAGATATTCATTTTCTGACATATTTGAAAAACAGACCGCTCTGAAATCCACTACCTCATCTTCCCTCACAGAGAAAGGTAAAAAAAACAGCACGAGATTGAAATTTGAAGATGAATTTCTTAAATACACTATTAGTTTCTGGTTCCTTAAGAGAATTGGAGTGGTTACCCTTCAATGTAAAAGAGAAAAAAACGTCTTTACTATCACAATTGATGGCTTTACTACAGGGCTTATTGATAAGATTGTTCATAGGCACAATATCTACAGAACCACAATGGTCTTCGACAGAGAGACAAAGAGACTGAAACCCTTAAGTTCATATGAAAAAAAAATTAAGGGTCACGAAGAGAGGGTTAAGGTTACGCATTATGACTATCCCAAGAATGTGCGCAAGTTCACAATATGGAGAAACGGAGCTTTTCGCCGGGAAAAAGAGATCGCTCTTGATGAAGTTTCAAATGATGATGGCATTACGGCATTTTATAATCTCCGGAACGAATCGTATGGAAGAGTGAGTGATGGTGCTCACTTTTCGATCCAGACCGTACATAAAGAGCGAGTTACAGAAACAAAAATCCATGTTCGTTCAATAGAAGATTCCGAGGATTTTTCCAGATGGAAGGGCGGAATACTTGATGCGGAACTCATGGCTGAAATTACCCTGGATCCTGAAATGATTGATTCGGAAAATGGCAAAATCGAAGTATTGTTAACCCGTGATTTTGTACCTGTCGGGTTTGTTGCAAGAGATGTTGTCGGTTTCGGTGATTTGTATGGAATCCTGGAACAGGAGGGAAACATGGATTAG
- a CDS encoding flippase-like domain-containing protein has protein sequence MIQKKRFKILLLLVGFSIFCVLIYKVGLSNIYQHLSLLKWKILFFLLPFSVVSVLDTLGWKYSFKETNIRFRDLFSIRLAGEAINMIIPSANLAGEPVKAYLLKKHNVSMVEGIASVVISKALMTISQIVFVMVGVGFLLFQLNVSVSRLIGIIAMTLLGIPVIILILFTQKRGIFSSLLGLLRLFKIKIRYLEENVERLRVLDENILDFYRNYKKNFCLSITFYFLGWMAGLIEVSLVLYFTGYPAGFLPTYIIESLSTVAKGITSFIPGSVGGQEGGIIMIFSCMKLSASIAITFCILRRFRELIWTAAGLFLLSRLEWAIAETSKGELNPESGKLYVPPYLPPDN, from the coding sequence ATGATACAGAAAAAAAGATTCAAAATACTATTACTCCTTGTTGGTTTCTCAATCTTTTGTGTTTTAATTTACAAAGTCGGGCTTTCCAATATCTATCAACATCTCTCTCTTCTGAAATGGAAAATATTATTTTTTCTATTACCTTTCAGCGTCGTCTCCGTCCTTGATACCCTTGGATGGAAATACTCATTCAAAGAGACAAACATCCGCTTTAGAGATCTGTTTTCCATTCGGCTCGCAGGTGAAGCAATCAATATGATCATCCCATCGGCTAATCTTGCAGGAGAACCGGTAAAAGCTTACTTGCTTAAAAAGCATAATGTATCCATGGTTGAAGGAATTGCATCAGTAGTTATTTCAAAGGCCCTCATGACTATATCTCAAATCGTATTTGTCATGGTCGGTGTTGGATTCCTGCTTTTTCAATTAAACGTTTCAGTATCCCGGCTTATCGGTATCATCGCAATGACGTTATTGGGCATACCCGTAATAATCCTTATTCTGTTTACTCAGAAACGGGGAATTTTTTCTTCCCTGCTGGGACTTTTACGTCTCTTCAAGATTAAGATACGCTATCTTGAAGAGAATGTGGAGAGACTGAGGGTGCTTGACGAAAACATTTTAGACTTTTACCGTAATTATAAAAAAAACTTTTGTCTCTCTATTACCTTTTATTTTCTCGGTTGGATGGCAGGGCTGATCGAGGTCTCCCTCGTCCTCTATTTTACAGGATATCCTGCAGGGTTTCTTCCAACCTATATCATTGAATCTCTTTCAACGGTTGCAAAAGGTATAACATCATTTATTCCCGGCAGTGTTGGCGGTCAAGAGGGTGGTATCATTATGATTTTTTCCTGTATGAAATTAAGCGCAAGTATTGCAATAACGTTCTGCATACTGAGAAGATTTCGAGAGCTCATCTGGACAGCTGCCGGTTTGTTTCTCCTCTCAAGGCTTGAATGGGCAATTGCAGAAACTTCAAAAGGGGAATTAAACCCGGAATCAGGAAAACTTTACGTCCCTCCATACCTCCCACCAGACAATTAA
- a CDS encoding thioredoxin domain-containing protein codes for MLSRKNCAEEREIVSRFLSFICFTILISGIFGLYSSFRACEAETVEDDLQEIMKMADEILAERSCPCRCGRFLPGSLNSPACFGCSAGKNEISYVLESLEAGKKPHEIIMDLNSPIIIDVFADYTDPHLPQIWQMVKKVSKELHQFRVILRAPGLTREALRALKLVESARLDGKYSIIQETLINHQGPWNWDTLIQLAARNGQTQKQTQASINLFDVDAQIAKDRQHARERGIGMFPAITINAQITPNTAQAIYRKIGEILRKESI; via the coding sequence ATGCTGAGTAGAAAAAATTGTGCAGAAGAGAGAGAAATTGTCAGCAGGTTTTTATCTTTTATCTGTTTTACCATACTTATTTCTGGAATTTTCGGATTATATTCTAGTTTTCGTGCGTGTGAAGCGGAAACAGTCGAAGATGATCTTCAAGAAATCATGAAAATGGCAGATGAAATCCTGGCTGAGCGTTCTTGCCCATGCCGGTGTGGAAGATTTTTACCGGGAAGTCTCAATTCACCAGCCTGTTTTGGATGCAGTGCCGGGAAAAATGAGATTTCCTATGTCCTGGAAAGCCTTGAAGCAGGAAAAAAACCGCATGAGATTATCATGGACCTGAATAGTCCGATCATCATAGATGTCTTTGCCGACTATACAGATCCACATTTACCGCAAATATGGCAAATGGTCAAAAAGGTCTCTAAAGAGCTTCATCAGTTTCGGGTTATTCTCAGAGCACCGGGTTTGACACGGGAAGCTCTCCGTGCACTTAAACTCGTTGAGTCTGCCCGGTTGGATGGAAAATACAGCATCATACAAGAAACCCTGATCAACCATCAGGGCCCCTGGAATTGGGATACACTCATTCAACTCGCTGCCAGAAATGGTCAAACTCAGAAACAAACACAGGCATCTATCAACTTATTCGATGTTGATGCCCAGATTGCCAAAGACCGGCAACATGCCAGAGAACGTGGCATCGGGATGTTCCCGGCAATTACCATAAATGCTCAGATAACCCCGAATACCGCACAAGCCATTTACCGGAAGATCGGGGAAATTTTGAGAAAAGAGAGTATTTAA